From a single Bacillus gobiensis genomic region:
- a CDS encoding ABC transporter ATP-binding protein, whose protein sequence is MSVSMAEKNIIEKQTDKPLIEIKQLKKYYPIKKGIISRTVSHVKAVDGLNFAINPGETLALVGESGCGKSSTGRTIVKLEEPTEGQIIFQGNDLSTLKGNDLRKVRLNLQIIFQDPYSSLNPRKRVGDLLAEPLLAHKLAGKEEANKKVEEILEIVGLTKLHKNRYPHEFSGGQRQRIGIARALILEPDLIVCDEPVSALDVSIQAQILNLLKDLQKKFRLTYLFIAHGLGAVKYISDRIAVMYLGKIVEIGKTEDIFKHPKHPYTQALLNAYPIPNPHLRDRERIVLEGDVPSPANPPKGCSFHTRCPIAKDICRQQTPKLLGSDQSVACHFPLQGGVN, encoded by the coding sequence ATGAGTGTTTCGATGGCTGAGAAGAACATAATTGAAAAGCAAACGGACAAGCCGCTCATTGAAATTAAGCAGCTGAAAAAATACTATCCGATCAAAAAAGGGATTATATCGAGGACCGTTAGCCACGTCAAAGCAGTGGATGGATTGAATTTTGCTATTAATCCAGGTGAAACGTTGGCGCTGGTTGGCGAGTCCGGCTGCGGAAAATCGTCAACAGGTCGGACGATAGTTAAGCTGGAAGAGCCGACGGAAGGGCAAATCATTTTTCAAGGAAATGATTTATCGACACTTAAAGGAAATGACTTGCGAAAGGTACGCCTCAATCTGCAGATTATTTTTCAGGATCCTTATTCATCACTGAATCCGAGAAAAAGAGTGGGAGATTTGCTGGCTGAGCCGCTTTTGGCACACAAGCTGGCCGGCAAAGAGGAGGCAAACAAGAAAGTGGAGGAGATCCTTGAAATCGTCGGCCTTACGAAACTGCATAAAAATCGATATCCCCATGAGTTTTCAGGCGGGCAAAGGCAAAGAATCGGAATTGCCCGTGCGTTAATTCTGGAGCCTGATTTAATTGTGTGTGATGAACCAGTTTCCGCACTTGATGTTTCCATTCAAGCGCAAATCCTTAATTTGTTAAAGGATTTGCAGAAAAAATTCCGTTTAACCTATTTGTTTATTGCTCACGGATTAGGAGCAGTGAAATACATTAGTGATCGAATCGCCGTCATGTATCTTGGAAAAATTGTTGAAATCGGAAAAACGGAGGACATTTTTAAACATCCGAAGCATCCATATACGCAAGCGTTGTTAAACGCCTATCCAATCCCAAATCCACATTTGCGGGACCGGGAAAGAATTGTGCTTGAAGGAGATGTACCCAGTCCTGCGAATCCCCCGAAAGGATGCAGCTTTCACACAAGATGCCCAATCGCGAAGGACATTTGCCGACAGCAAACACCGAAGCTGCTTGGCAGCGATCAATCTGTTGCTTGCCATTTTCCGCTGCAAGGAGGTGTGAACTAA
- a CDS encoding ABC transporter ATP-binding protein yields MAQPFFKVDKLKTAFSTDKGEVVSVEEVSFALEKGETLGIVGESGCGKSVTSLSIMRLLGKHGYIKEGSIQLNGIDIPKQTEADMRHIRGNEISMIFQEPMTSLNPVFTIGNQLIESIRLHTDMNAKAAREYAIEMLKKVKIPRSEEIIDQYPHELSGGMRQRVMIAMALSCQPNLLIADEPTTALDVTIQAQILQLMKDLREDSKTAIILITHDLGVIAEMADKVLVMYAGQVVEEADVFTLFDDPKHPYTKGLMQSIPHLESDKHERLYSIPGTVPTLQNMPKGCRFHTRCPLAMEKCLEEKPQLDSLAGKEAHKVRCWLYEDQLYSEAALELEVRA; encoded by the coding sequence AGAGGTTTCCTTTGCGCTTGAAAAGGGTGAAACACTTGGCATTGTTGGAGAATCAGGCTGCGGAAAGAGCGTTACCTCTTTGTCGATCATGCGTCTTTTGGGAAAGCATGGATATATAAAAGAAGGCTCAATTCAGTTAAATGGAATTGACATCCCCAAGCAGACAGAAGCGGATATGAGGCACATCCGCGGCAATGAAATCTCAATGATCTTCCAGGAGCCGATGACGTCGCTCAACCCTGTTTTCACGATTGGGAACCAGCTGATTGAATCGATCAGGCTTCATACGGACATGAACGCAAAAGCGGCGAGAGAATATGCGATTGAAATGCTGAAGAAAGTAAAAATTCCAAGGTCGGAGGAAATTATCGACCAGTATCCCCATGAGCTCTCAGGCGGTATGAGGCAAAGGGTCATGATCGCAATGGCCTTATCCTGTCAACCGAACCTTTTAATTGCCGACGAGCCTACAACTGCTTTGGATGTCACGATACAGGCGCAGATCCTGCAGCTAATGAAGGATTTACGGGAGGATTCCAAAACCGCCATCATTTTAATTACCCACGATCTAGGAGTCATTGCCGAAATGGCTGATAAAGTACTTGTTATGTATGCCGGTCAAGTGGTAGAGGAAGCGGATGTTTTCACATTATTTGATGATCCGAAGCATCCTTATACGAAAGGGCTGATGCAATCGATCCCACATCTGGAATCGGACAAGCATGAAAGGCTCTATTCGATACCTGGAACAGTTCCTACTCTTCAAAATATGCCGAAGGGATGCCGGTTTCATACGCGGTGCCCACTTGCAATGGAGAAATGCCTTGAGGAGAAGCCGCAGTTGGATTCCCTTGCCGGAAAAGAGGCGCATAAGGTCAGGTGCTGGTTGTATGAAGATCAGTTATACAGCGAGGCTGCTTTAGAATTGGAGGTGCGTGCATGA